From a region of the Castanea sativa cultivar Marrone di Chiusa Pesio chromosome 10, ASM4071231v1 genome:
- the LOC142613418 gene encoding 7-deoxyloganetin glucosyltransferase-like, giving the protein MDICILRSLTPYRTKEMDSETQVADKPHAVCIPSPAQSHMKAMLKLSKLLHHEGFHITFVNTEFNHQRFMKSRGPNSLDGLSDFRFETIPDGLPPSDINATQDMPSLCESIMTNFLAPFFDLLVKLNSPTSNNPLVTCIVSDGFTPFTITAAQEFKIPVVMFFTISACSLMGCLQLPSLKDKGIIPLKDESYLTNGYLDTIIDWIPGMRDIRLRDLPSFVRTIDPNDILFRFVIDAAERAPSASGIIVHTFDELEQEVLHALSTMFPHVYAIGPLEPQLNHLSNDHLESIGYGLWKEESECLNWLNSKAPNSVIYVSFGSIAVMTPSQLVEIGWGLANSKHPFLWIIRPDLVEGGSTILSPEFQEEIKERGLITSWCPQEEVLNHPSIGGFLTHCGWNSTIESVCAGVPMLCLPFFSDQQTNCKYTCNEWAIGMEIDFDVKREEVEKIVRELLEGDKGKKMKKKAMEWKKLAEEATNPLGSSSINLKNLVSEVLLSKD; this is encoded by the exons ATGGATATATGCATTTTGCGCTCACTCACACCCTACAGAACGAAGGAAATGGATTCTGAGACACAAGTAGCTGATAAGCCTCATGCAGTTTGTATTCCAAGCCCAGCTCAAAGTCACATGAAGGCAATGCTAAAGCTTTCAAAGCTTCTCCACCATGAAGGGTTTCACATAACCTTTGTGAACACTGAGTTCAACCACCAGCGTTTTATGAAATCCAGAGGTCCCAATTCTTTAGATGGCTTGTCTGACTTTCGATTTGAGACCATCCCCGATGGCCTTCCTCCATCAGATATCAACGCCACCCAAGACATGCCTTCTCTTTGTGAATCCATTATGACCAACTTCTTGGCTCCATTTTTTGACCTCCTTGTAAAACTCAACAGTCCAACTTCAAATAATCCTCTAGTTACTTGTATTGTTTCAGATGGTTTCACGCCGTTTACAATTACTGCTGCTCAAGAATTCAAAATCCCTGTAGTTATGTTCTTCACTATCTCTGCTTGCAGTTTAATGGGTTGTCTGCAGCTTCCTTCCCTCAAGGACAAAGGCATTATACCTCTTAAAG ATGAGAGCTATTTGACAAATGGGTATCTTGACACAATTATAGACTGGATTCCTGGTATGAGAGACATTCGTCTGAGGGATCTCCCAAGCTTTGTCCGAACCATTGATCCAAATGATATTCTTTTTAGATTTGTGATTGATGCAGCAGAGAGAGCTCCTAGTGCTTCAGGAATTATTGTTCACACATTCGATGAGTTAGAGCAAGAAGTTTTGCATGCTCTCTCTACCATGTTTCCTCATGTATATGCTATTGGCCCTCTAGAACCACAACTCAATCACTTATCCAATGATCATTTGGAATCAATTGGGTATGGTTTGTGGAAGGAAGAAAGCGAGTGTCTCAATTGGCTTAATTCAAAGGCACCCAACTCAGTGATTTATGTGAGTTTTGGTAGCATAGCTGTCATGACACCATCGCAATTGGTTGAGATTGGTTGGGGACTTGCAAATAGTAAGCACCCATTTTTGTGGATAATTAGGCCTGACTTAGTTGAAGGTGGATCAACGATTTTGTCACCCGAGTTTCAGgaggaaattaaagaaagagGTCTAATAACTAGTTGGTGCCCTCAAGAGGAAGTGCTAAACCACCCTTCAATTGGAGGGTTCTTGACACATTGTGGCTGGAATTCAACCATTGAAAGTGTTTGTGCAGGAGTGCCAATGCTTTGCTTACCATTCTTTTCAGATCAACAAACAAACTGCAAGTACACTTGCAATGAATGGGCAATCGGCATGGAAATTGACTTTGATGTCAAAAGAGAGGAAGTAGAAAAGATTGTAAGAGAATTGTTGGAAGGAGAtaagggaaagaaaatgaagaaaaaggcCATGGAGTGGAAAAAATTGGCCGAAGAGGCCACAAATCCACTTGGTTCCTCATccattaacttaaaaaatttggTAAGTGAAGTGCTTTTATCAAAAGACTAA